agaaagaaaaaaaaaacatgtaattttcTTAATAGGTAATCATTTggtaaaatccaacatccattcctttttgttttggttttatttaaatttaaattagtaaacatacagtgtattattgattttggggtagaatttagtgattcatcagttgcatataatacccagtgttcactacatcaaatgccctccctTAATGCCCAACATCCCATtctcccatcccccacacccacctcccctccagtaaccctcagtttgttctctatagttgaatctcttatggttagtctccctttctgtttttatccaaTATCTATACCTAATAAAAGTTTTCAACAATCTGAAATAAAGGGGAACTTCTTCAATCTTATAAATGTCATATACAGCTAACACATACTTAATAATGAgaaactgaaagtttttcctttacCACCAGGAGCAAGAGACTACTTCTATATAATTCTGTGCTGGAGGTTCCAGATAATGcattaagaaaagacaaaaaaaggcaCTGAGACTGAAAAGGAAGAGGCAAAATGATCATTATATACAGTCAATATAATCACATACATAGGAAACCCTCTGGGATCTATGAACCAGACACTAAAACTAGTAAatgtttcagaatataaaaatgatatataaaaatcaagtgaATTTTTATATAGTAGCAACAGAtaatcacaaattaaaattttaaaactaccatTAACCGtagcctttttaaataaaaattcaactttgaAGTTAGATTCAACTTTGAAGATCTAACTAgctttattaattgattcatgaaGCCAGCAGCATCCCATGTAGCTAGCAGACAAATGTTCCACTGagctaaacaaaagaaataattttaaaggcagagagaccatttgaaaaaaggaatttattagcaAGGAATGTATTCTTTAGACAAGGTTGCCCTCTTAAGAGAAGCAGAAGGGGTAAATCAGTAAATATCCTAGtattgaccaggaaattccaaTTGACTTGTTATAAGTTACATTCCTGGGTGGTTGAAATTGCAGTTATTtaggtataaataataataatataatataatatataataatataattcttGAGTGTTGACTTGGCCTAAGTAATGCCactttgggcctgtggttttcttttttaacactcttaaaatatgaaatatttataagtagGTTTCACGAGATATATGCAAGACCTGTgcattgaaaattacaaaatattgctgagaaactGAAGGCCTAAATAAATGGCGAGACATActctgttcatggattggaaaccTCAGTATTGTTAAGACATTAGCTCTTtctaaattgatctatagattcatcATAATCTCAACCATAATTCtttcaggcattttttaaaagattttatttattatttattcatgagagacacagagagagaggcagagacattgggagaggtaaaagcaggctccatgcagagagcctgatgtgggactcgatcccgggactccaggatcatgccctgggacaaatgcaggcgttcaactgctgagccacccaggcatcccatctttcaggctttttatgaagaaattgacaagctgacctTAACATTCTAATGGATATGCAAAAGATGTAAAATAGACaaacaagtttgaaaaagaaaacattgaaggaCATATACTACCTGACTTccagacttattataaagctacaataatccaAAGAGTGTGCTActggtataaaaatagacaaacagatcACACCCATACAAACGGACAACTGATTTTAGACAAAGGTATaaaagtaattcaatggagaaaggatggctttttcaacaaatggtgctggaaaaactagatatttatatgcaaaagaaaaaaaaagaactttgatccACACCTCATAttatgtacaaaaattaaatttaaaggccTTAATGTAAAACCTAACATttgaaaacttttaggaaaaaaacactgGAGAAAATCTTTCTGATACTGGGTTTGGCAAAGCTTTATGAGATACaacactataaagaaaaaattaacaagttggacttcattaaaattgagGACATTTGCTCTTTGGAAGATATACTGATTGGAGAATGAAATGACAAGCCACAACCAGAAGATCATATTTACAAGCCATATATCTAATAGATTACGtaagccaaaaatatatataaaagagctcttacaactcagtaaagaaatcaaacaacccaataaaaaaaaactgggtgaaagatctaatagacatatatgatatataaatggcaaataaacatatgaaaaaatgcattcaagaaatgcaaattaaaacccagTGAGATATTAGtacacacacctattagaatgtctaaaattagagGACTGACCATACCAGTTATTGACGAATATACAGAAGAACTGGAAGTCTCATACACTGCCAGTGTGTATGTAAAATATTACCACcgctttggaaagcagtttacCCATTGCTTAAAAAGTTAAGCATGCAACCATATGATCTTGCTGTTTATTCCTAGATTTtaccccaagagaaatgaaagcatatgatCTGTGGAGATATACAcctggaaataaaatgttaaaaatatgagaccttaaattttaaagatatgtacaatgttttgaaaataaaagaatatttgcaggtgggtgacagaaaagaaaatcagaggatcAATCTCAGAAGCCCAACACCCAACTAGtaagagaacagagaagaaggAATGATTAAAGATGTGAtaccaaaaaaagtatttttctagttttgaagGACATATGTCatcattaatgaaaaacaaacaaaaccagcacCAACCATATCATCATTAAAATTACAGAACATCTGGAATAAGGATCCTAAAGGCTTTGTTAGATGGGAAAAGTCAAAACAGGCCACGTAGGAAAAAAATGCCTctaaaattctaagtaaaaattgtttttgaactaTCATTATAGAAAcaataacagagagaaaaataaagatattttcatatgctaaccCTCAATTTTTTCCCTGTTATATGCCTCTTTTACTCAGGAAGCTCCACCAAAATGATGGGATAtaccaacaaaaggaaaactaaatggAAGGgaacttcaacataataaagaccatatatgaaaagcctacagcaaatatcacaTTCAGTGGTGAAAGCCTGAAAGCTTTCCCccaatatcaggaataaataTGGAGATAGTGTTCACTGCTTCTATTCAGTGCAAAATCCTAAAAGGTCTAGCCATagtaattagacaagaaaaagaaatctaagcgGCACCGGGCAGGctaggaagcctgcctctccctctccctctgcctgctactccccctgcttctgctcgctcgctctttctctctctctgttaaataaataaaatcttaaaaaaaagaaaagaaaaagaaatttaaaaacacgcaaattgaaaagaagtaaaactatttgcagatgacatgatcttttatgtagaaagacctaaagattaaaaaaaaactgagttaataaatgaattcagtaaagttgcaggatgtgATTTTGAATTTCACATTCAAAAGCCAGATCTGAtttcaacactaaaaaaaaaaaaaacagttccatttCTCCTCATTAGCAGTGaacaatcaaaaaggaaattaaggaaacaattccattcaatagcatccaaaagaatataatgcttagaaataaatttaaccaaggaggcaaaagaagacactgaaaactataaaacactgctgataaaaaaagttaaaggaaacaaaaacaaatggaaagacaccccacgttcatggattggaagaaataatattgttaagaCAACAATGTTATACAaagcaatctataaattcaatgtaatcccaatcaaaagcCTAATGCTGTTTTTTTGCAAAAATGGTAAAACCAAACCTAAAAGTCAAGGGAACCTAAATAGCTAaagcagtctttaaaaaacaagaacaaagtttGAGGAGTCAtacttctcaatttcaaaactaccacaaagataatcaaaatagtatgggaCTTGTATAAGGGcagacaaaaaataatagaataaagagtccaaaaataaacctcTACATCTATGgcaaattgattttcaacaaggatacCAAGAactttcaatggggaaagaacaatctcttcaacaaatggtgcccgGAAAAccggatatccacatgcaaaaagaattaaattgcaCATTACTTTACTTACACCCTAtacaaaacttaactcaaaatgaatcaaagacttaGAGATAACACCATGACATTATTAGATGAAAACAGGGCAAATCTTCATTACCTTGGctttggcaatggtttcttatgataccaaaaatataggcaagaaaaaatgtatttgttggactttatcaaaattaaaaatgtttgtgcatTAAAGAACACTATCAAGATGAgtgaagacaacccacagaatgggagaaaatatctgcaaatattctatctgataagggattaatagtcacaatatataaagaattcctacaactcaacaacaaaagactacccattttttaatgggcaaaggacttgaatagacatttcttaaaataaatatacaaattcccAATAATATGGAAATATGCTAAACATTActattagggaaatggaaatccaaACTATAATGGAATACCATACTTCATACTTACTAGGatatctatcataaaaaaacacacaatcacacacagaaaataacaagtattggtggtAATGTGGAGAAGCTGGAATCCTTCTACAGGAGCATAAAATGGTTCAATCTAGGTACAGTTTGGTACTTCCTCtaaaagttaaatacagaattaGCATATGacacagaaattccactcctaggtaacCTCCAAAATTAAAACAGGGACTCAGTTACTTGTAAgccaatatttatagcatttttcaccataatcaaaaagtggaaacaacccaagtgtccaacaatagatttactgataaacaaaatgtggttataTACacgaatggaatattattcagccacaaaaaggaatgaagttccgacacatgctacaacatggatggaccttgaacaTATTATGCTAAATGTAATAAGCCAAGCACCAAAGTACAAATTTACGATTCCACTTCTCTGAAATACCTAGGAAAGGCAAATTTATATTTGATTAGAAATCGAGAAACCAAAAAGTAGATTAGAGGTTCCTAGGAGCTGGGGAAGTAGGCATGAGGAGGTTACTGCTTAATGGGAACAGTTTTagtttgagatgatgaaaaagaTTTGGAAATGGACAGTAGTAATGGCTGCACATAATTAATGCCACTCAGTGATACACTCGAAGtagttaaaatgacaaattttatgttttgtacaGGTAtattataacaacaacaaaggaaaactAGAGTCCAGGAAATAGGTGATCAAAcaccaggggaaaaaaactcaCAGGATGATGACAGAGAGACGTTTCAGGACAAGAGCAGCAGCAGAATAGTAAGAAAATAGAGTGCTCTGGAAGTGGCAGtgtcagaaggaaaataacagaTCTGATAAACTGTCTGATGTAGGATTTGTGGAATTGACATCATCTTGAGAATCAGCCTGGGGCTTAAGTGTATcactttagtatttcttgcataTTGCTTCTTACCCACATCAGCTTCAATCAAGATTTAATAACTGTATTAACTGATTCCTTTGTCCACctcaaaaactatttcaaaaaccatgcaagacacagagaaagtacaGTTCTTATGCATATGCAGTTGACACACTTACTGAGACAATCCAACTAGTTAGTAATCATGGGATgcccagaaaagataaaaataatcaaaacatctAGGCTTCATTAACAGGGATGACTGCTTTGTTCTTAGCATtataaattcaaaaggaaagataaaaagtgcTTTTTTAGAAAGCAATCTGACATATTTTACACCTATTACCTAAAGAGGTTCAGAAACTTCCTTGAAGTACTCCACTTATAATATTTCTTATGTAATATATTGTGAAAAACtctctaaaaattataaacagggtccaaaaatagaattattctcAACAGAAGGTAACATGTCAAGTAACACTATGCTATGATATTTCAAGATTCTGTAAACTTACctgtttaaacatattttctgaaaattttgccgatttttcttttaaaaatgtgacaaggtctttataaatttcactttttctctcatAATTAATTTCCCCCTCATCTTCTGTTTTGCCCTTTGGAAGAAAAAGTTTGGTGCAATTATTAATGTAGTAGCATTTGAACCTGATCAATACATCACAACCCAAGGCCAcatattgttttcttctctcgAGGATCCATGTGGCAGTTTTTATACATCAAAAATATGGGCAGAATTCTTCCTTCTTAAAGTTATCCATTTGTCcgtccatccactcatccacccatccatcatccatacATTATGCTTTTACTGAGTACCTCCTATATGCATGTAGGGCATTTTGCTAGTTAGCAAAGAATGGAGAGCTTCCTTCCCTCTGCACTCCtctaatgcaaaaaaacaaaacacacacaaaaaaaaaaacattatgactTCAAGAGAATCTGATGAAGTCATAAAAGGTCCCAAGATTAGAATGCCACCATAGAAAAGCTTGTTTCCATTTGTCACACTCTGTTCTTGTTCTGTGTGTAAAGAGGTTGCTATGGGATTATTTTCTAGAGTTACAACCTCCATGTAAGCACCTGACACTCCAACCTTTTTCTCCatacctctttctttttgtctctttcctttcgTCACCTATCCTAATAGAAAAGATTTGGCTCTGCCTTAaccaaatgtatatataaaaacccatagtgtgctttttatatatacgtaaccacacacatacacaaaacatcaTATACACCCATATAACTCAGGCGTGCCATGCATTTTGTCGTAATTATTGAATCATGTTCCTTATCTTTCATTCTTGAAATTGAGAGGAACACTTAGATATTTCCATATCAAATAAAGGTATATGTAGATTAGTAGCTCTTGATAGGAACAAAGTGTCCTTGCCCCACTCTAGAAGGTCAAAGTCTCTTATTTTCTGATTGGAAATTTCACTTTCTTAGAGTATCAAAACAAACCAAAGGCTAAATCATATTTAGCTCATCTCCCCCCTCTGTGCAGATATAATCTGAGAAGATCATGCTGAGAAGAAATGCACCATAAGGCAAGTCAGATGAGATGCTTGCTGGTCATCAAGAAAGTGGCACTCACATTTTGAAGCCAATCCAAACCAAGAGGTAGCAATTCTCCCAACAGTCCCCTGTGATGAGGAATCCCCACTAAGGATTTAGGTTCTCCCTGCAGATATTGCCTGTGAGGCCCCACATTACATTGAAGACACCAAGGGCAGGGTTGCCAAGGGGAAAGCTGACCACCTAGTAAGTTCAGTGAACAGGtatgagacaaaaaataaaatgtgttcatgtGGAAGATTCAGAAGGCCACCACCCTGCTTAGTGCTCAGGGGTGGGAATCTGGAATGCTGTGTTTCTCCCTAGTCAGCTTCAGTTAGCAGCAAGTAAAAGGAAGACTGTaaagctggaggagggagaaagggactgCTCCCAGCTCCTCGTCCCCTGTCCCCAGCAGTGAACCCTGGCAGTGGCAGCTGCTTCCAGTAGCAACAGTTGGTTCCAGTTCCCAGGGGTTTTTCCCTATGTTCCCAGAACCTGGCTCATTACAACTCCTTAGAATCCCATTACAAACCAACCAGGTCTCCCTCTTCCAAGGTCTGGGTCTCAGCTCTGCTGGTTCTGCAAAGATcctctcctctgagctcctgAGGTACCAGCTCCTGGGCATTGTACTCCTCTGACATCTGGGTGCCAGTTTCATGAGACCCCCTGTGCTCCAGCATAGCCTGGAAGCGACCATTCTTCAGAGATATGGATCCCAGCTCTGTGGGAGTCCCCCCTCTGAACTCCCAAGGGACCATAACCAATGTAAGCAGGGTCCCCTCCTCAGAGGTCTAAGTCCCAGCTCTGCAAGGACATCTTCTGAGACCCTAAGGAACCAGCACAGCCTGGTGGTGCTCCCTCACCAGACACATGGGTCCCAGCTTCTTGGGGGTGCTTCCTCCAAGCTCCCACATTTTAATTCCTTCCCTTTGTCCTCTCAACACTTAGGGCAAAAGCTATAGTTACTGCTTCTGTGTTACCTCAGCCACCTCTTATTTGCCCGAATACttgtataattaattaattaattaattaattaatcaatcaatcagtgaACTGATCGTTACAgaggttttcattttataaagtggCGTGGGTTCCTTTGACGGTCATTTCTTAGAAGACTGATTTAATGACCTGCAATGGGGAACACCGAGGCTCATTCTGAAATGGTTTTGGATTTGCTCAGCAAACACATAGCAAAGGGATCTGCTTCAACCCAACAGAACAGAATCGCATTTTCTGTGGCCATCAGCATTCAGTCCTGGAGACATGCCTGCATTTACAGAGATGGAGCCAAGCACCAAAGACAACATGgttcttaaaaaattacttacGCCATTTAAAAATACTCCTTCTGTACTACAAGTAACACACAGAGTTTCAACATCATGGGGTTTTACCAGCACGTAACAAATTTCCCCATGAATTTGTCTCCAAGGTGGGGCTCGACATCCATTTGAAAATTCATAATCTGAAACCAATTATCGATCAATTAAAAGgagctctgaaaaataaaatatgttatctttaaaaagaaataaatatgattacAGTTTTTTTCAAATACTCAATCCTAATGTAGCTATTGAAGCatttggaaataataattattttacataacaCAAAGCAAATCTGAGAATAATAGAAACCTGAAGTATAGTCAATAGATTCCAAGACagtttgttctccttttcctgaGAAATGTTTCAGCAGTTTTATATCGTTCTTAACAGTTGTTGGGTTTAAACAGATTTGTCTGAAATGAAtgataagaa
This genomic window from Canis aureus isolate CA01 unplaced genomic scaffold, VMU_Caureus_v.1.0 ptg000499l_RagTag, whole genome shotgun sequence contains:
- the LOC144310184 gene encoding outer dynein arm-docking complex subunit 2-like, with protein sequence ETTVKSEEVDKDGQPLLFLSVAHIKIRSLGQLSRLLLIAKDRKLKEAQACIKANRDPVTKILGLDYNTVKEDTSRVNILDKITKDEDPESEIKMKVGMLLKQLDLHLLNHSLKRISLQICLNPTTVKNDIKLLKHFSGKGEQTVLESIDYTSDYEFSNGCRAPPWRQIHGEICYVLVKPHDVETLCVTCSTEGVFLNGGKTEDEGEINYERKSEIYKDLVTFLKEKSAKFSENMFKQ